The Episyrphus balteatus chromosome 3, idEpiBalt1.1, whole genome shotgun sequence genome segment GCTgtgtaaaacaataaaacactCTATATGCAAAGAAAGACTTTTCATTAAGGAAGAGCCTATTGAGTGCGTAAACCATTAAGAGTGGCATCAATTACACACAAGTAGTTGAAGTCTCCATTACCACCAAGTCGAATGATGAACCCAACACAGGTCTGTCTTTTGTTAGGAATTCTTCTTGCTTGCATTTTATGTTTCGTATGGATGCGCGCCGGTACTTTTTTGAACTCCACTTACATCTAATCCTTCATTCATATACATATGCTTAACAAACTAAATgacaatattttcttttctttttattgcaGAATCTGGAACAGGTGTTGAccgcaattaaaaaatttaaatcgcatCAGTCCGTATGAGTGAGTGAGCAGTGTAAGACAGAATAATATTATAATGCTGCAAAATCCTTCAAAATACCATCCGAATCCTTTATCGCACTTTTTGGCCTTACATAATCCTACGACAGTGCAAAAtgcacaacaacaacaccagcaCCCACACATGACCCATAATCAGCATGTGATAAGCAATTCGCCGCACTTGGATACAAATACGTCCTTGGATGTTGGTAAATCCTTTACTATAGCAGCTATATTGGGATTACAGAAGAGTGCAATTGACAATAGCCGCAAGGACTATAACAGCGTCATGAATTTATCAATAAGCAATTCCAGTCATACGAATCACCTGCATCAGCCAAAAAATGTTCATTCGGAAAACAGTATGAATGTTCAAATGAATAATAGTGCAAGTGTACATAAATACGAGTGTGATACTATGAATTCAGTGAATAGTGTAGTTAATAGATATTTGCCACAGTCATCAGTTGCGGAAACGAATGAAGCAGTTCAAAATGGAGCAGGACACATGCGGCTGAATGCATTTGGTCATCATGCAGCTGCTGCGGCAGCTGCCTCTGTGGCTGCGGCGGCAGCAGCCGCTAATGCTCCATCCGCTCTGCAAAGTCTCCAGCAATTGCATCAACATCACGCTCAGCAACAAGCTAATTTAGGCTTTCAGCGGGAGAAAATGAAAAGTGGTAAGTTTCTTATATCAAAAATGACTAAGGTTTTAAAATTTGAGGGGTCATTCATTTACATACAGAATacatagaacaaaaaacgatttaaacgacagaaaaaaatgtaagatTTTCCCCTAATCAAATCTAAAGATCACGGGTGAAATCCTCTTTCATTGAAGAATAAATAACTATTGTACGAGAGCAAGAACTTTTTCTTTTCGTTCAATATTTTCGAAACACTCGTTTTACAACATCGGATAGGGTAAAGTATGAAAAGCAAGGTATAGACTAGACATTACTCTCAACTACATACGTTCATATTAATTTCccaattattttctttaaaaaaaaatacaacttagAAGTAACAGGCTATAATCCTTCTTAGAGGGAGGTCAACTCCTCAGGTATTTATAACCTGTCCTATCAGTTTGTATCAACCCAATTAATCCAgccaaataagggtttaacctcggaatgaatgttagtagacattttttttgctcaatatcttcctatTGCCATtttataacatatctcaaaagtctagaaaaatctcatgtccgcttgtagcgatttcaaggtcaaatcgcgaaatggagattttcaaaattagcaaaaataggctatgagAATCTGAGAATTGCGAGTTGGAACGTTGGGAGTATGACAGGTCGAAGCTTCGAGCTGGAAGAGATGATGATAAGAAGGCGAGTAGACATCTTGTGTGTCCAAGAAACGAAATGGCGTAACACGGGAAATAGGGCTCGTTTCTTGGatacaaggacaaaaaattacaagatgttctactatgGAACGGAAAAGGGTAAGAACGGAATCGGAATCATCCTTACAAAAGACCTCTTAGGCAGCATATTATCCATTTCGAAATCCAGTGACCGTTTGATGTCCCTTAAATTGGTGATTAAAGGAAAGTTGTGGAATATTGTCactgcatatgctccccaaattggatgtgagcaggtggaaaaagatgcattttggcttgattttcacaacctacttaaggacatcccaaaggaagagtttttgttcgtgggcggagatttaaatggacatgtcgggaaaagaaacgaagactatgaagattgccatggaggcctcggatacggcactaggaactctcctggtgaaaacatcctgagctcgtgcaaaacatatggtcttatcgtactaaataccatgttcatcaaacaaagccgacacctgctcacttacagcagtggtggaaatgagacccagattgattaccatttggtatctagtttcatgaaacctcgggtcaag includes the following:
- the LOC129914089 gene encoding homeobox protein B-H2 codes for the protein MLQNPSKYHPNPLSHFLALHNPTTVQNAQQQHQHPHMTHNQHVISNSPHLDTNTSLDVGKSFTIAAILGLQKSAIDNSRKDYNSVMNLSISNSSHTNHLHQPKNVHSENSMNVQMNNSASVHKYECDTMNSVNSVVNRYLPQSSVAETNEAVQNGAGHMRLNAFGHHAAAAAAASVAAAAAAANAPSALQSLQQLHQHHAQQQANLGFQREKMKSESIGKKSTLKNKRVRTIFTPEQLERLEAEFERQQYMVGPERLYLAHTLQLTEAQVKVWFQNRRIKWRKHHLEITQQRLALLRQTQMPTGNEDEIKNNCEEIRQIGSNRQPSESDLSVCNDSMDGESVAEGDDS